The Arachis ipaensis cultivar K30076 chromosome B07, Araip1.1, whole genome shotgun sequence genome includes a window with the following:
- the LOC110265077 gene encoding probable transcription factor KAN4 — MSKRFEIHQENNEGSGGKSSNDNEGEENSFDMNEGAAMSDDEELEEENNNEAKEEEEDNNEEGNSANPSSSSTASREGKRWSGVRQYVRSKMLRLRWTPNLHLSFVHAVQRLGGQESSLYYNCFDEF, encoded by the exons atgtcaAAGAGATTTGAGATTCATCAAGAGAATAATGAAGGAAGTGGCGGCAAGAGTAGTAATGATAATGAGGGTGAGGAAAATTCATTTGACATGAATGAAGGAGCAGCTATGAGTGATGATGAGGAATTAGAAGAAGAGAATAATAATGAagcaaaggaggaggaggaggataacAATGAAGAAGGGAATTCAGCAAACCCAAGTAGCAGCAGCACAGCATCAAGAGAAGGGAAGAGATGGAGTGGTGTGAGACAATATGTGAGATCAAAGATGCTAAGGCTTCGTTGGACTCCTAATCTTCATCTCTCCTTTGTCCATGCTGTTCAGAGGCTTGGAGGTCAAGAAA GTTCCTTATATTACAATTGCTTTGACGAATTCTAA